In the Nitratiruptor sp. YY09-18 genome, TATAGGAGTACTTGGCAGCTTTAAGGCTTGAATCTATTCCATGAGCTCTTCTCGCTCCAAAATCTACAAGCTTCGTATCTCTTGCTACGCTTACACACCTGGCTGCCTTAGTAGCTGCCATGATGGGATACTGTAAAGTGTTAATAAGAAGTGTCTCAATGATTTGCGCTTCCACCAAAGAGGCTTTGACTACTACTAAAGGCTCATTGGCAAAGACTATCTCGCCATCATCTACTGCCCAGACCTCTCCACAAAAGCGAAAATTTGCAAGATAATCCAAAAACTCACTTGAAAAGAGGTCTAACGAATCAAGATATACTAAAGTTTCACGAGAAAAACGAAAATTCTCAATATTTTCTATAAGTTCTGCTACTCCACCCATTATAAAATATGCTCTTTTGCTACTTGGACGGATATAAAAATCAAATACCGCCTCCTCATTCATCCCTTTATCAAAATAGACCTGTGCCATTGTAAGCTCATAGAGATCGGTCATGAGAACTTTGAGAGAATCGTGCATTGTATCTCCTATGGTAAACTACTATAAATTATACCAAGGAGCGGTTATGAGAGTACAGATAACTTCCTACGATACACTCATAGTAGTCGATATGCAAAAAGATTTCATGCCTGGTGGTGCACTTGCAGTCAAGGAGGCTGATACAATTATTGGAAGAGTCAATGCGTATATAAAGCTTTTTACGAAAACTTCGCAGCCGATCTTTTTCACTCGTGACTGGCATCCCCACAATCACATCTCCTTTCAAGACCAAGGGGGCGCATGGCCACCGCACTGCGTGCAAGGAACCCAAGGAGCAGCATTTGCTGATGGTCTTTATATCCCACAGGATAATCGCTTCATTATCTCAAAAGGAACATCGCAAGATTTTGATGCATACTCTGGATTTCAAGGAACACTTCTTTTGGATCTTTTGCAAGAACGTGGTATAAAACGGGTCTTTATTTGCGGTGTTGCTACCGATTTTTGCGTCAAGCATACCGCTCTTGGAGCATTGCACTATGGATTTACTACATTTGTTTTAGAAGATGCTACCAAAGCAGTATTTGATCAAGAAGCTGCTCTTAAAGAACTCTTAAAAAGCGGTGCTATTGCAACAGATTTCAACTCTATAAGTAAGTATAAGTTATAATTTGAAAAAAAGGAGCACATATGCAAGAAACACAACTACAAAAATTCAAAAATCTTTTAGAACAGCGATTAGAAAAGATTGAGAGTGAGATTAAAAATCTTCAAAATGAGTTGGAAGAGTTGGCAAATTACGACAGTATTGATGACTTGGAGGATCTCTCCGTTATTGAAAATATCAACGATGATGATAAGGCACTCTTACAAAAACTTTTGTATGAGAGAAAAAGCGTTAAAAAAGCTCTAAAAAAAATCGAAACAGGTGAGTATGGCAAATGTAGTGACGGATCAGAGATACCTTTAGAAGTTTTAGAAGCGAATCCTTTACATGAGTGCTAAGATATGCAAGAGCTAGAACTCTATCTTGATCAACTCAAAGATATTGTAAAGAAGCGGGGACTCAAATACTCCTCGCAACGTGAACAGATTTTGCGTGTGCTCTTCAACGCCAAAAAACATCTCACTCCTGAAGAGATCTACAATGAAGTAAAAAAAGAGAACCCCTCTATCGGGTTAGCAACTGTCTATCGCACATTGGCATTTTTGGAAAGAGAAAAATTTGTTAACTCCATATCATTTGGAACTGAAGGGAAAAAATATGAACTCAATAGAGGTGAGCATCACGATCATATGATATGCATCAAATGTGGAGATATTTTGGAGTTTTTCAATGAAGAGCTAGAATCTCTTCAAGAAGAGATTGCCAAAAAGTTTAACTTCAAACTCATTACCCATGAGATGAATATGTATGGTATATGTCCAAAGTGCCAAAAAACTAGTGACGATATATAAGTTCTCTTTGCTCTTTTGGTTTTTTTGCATCGCTTTGGACTTTATTGACCATATAGATAGGCGCAATAAAAATAAAAAGAATTGTAACTACTAAAAAAAGAGCCAAAAGATACATAGGGATAAGGCGCTTATGCTTACTCTCCATTACTGCTCCTCTCTACGAGTTTGAGTGACTCTAAGGTATTGAGTAAAATCTGCTTTTTTGTGACAAGTGGCTTCGTGCGAAGATTTTTTTCTTTCTTATCAAGTTTAGGATTGGCGATGATCTGCATAAACTCCTCTTCTAGCTTTTTAATGAGTTTATGCATACACTCTTCATACTCTTTTGTAATATCCATTACTTACTCTTTGGTCTAAAGACTTTGATGACACTCTCATCTGTTTCGATATATGGTCCTCCAATGAGATCGATACAGTATGGAACAGCTGGAAATACAGCATCAAGACACTCTCTGATACTCTTTGGCTTACCGGGGAGATTGATGATGAGACTCTTGCCGCGAATACCAGCAGTTTGCCTCGATAAAATTGCAGTAGGAACATACTGCAAGCTCACTGCTCGCATCTGCTCACCAAATCCCGGAAGCATCTTTTCGCACACAGCCTCTGTGGCTTCAGGAGTTACATCTCTTGGTGCCGGTCCAGTCCCACCGGTAGTTACAACAAGAGCACACTCTTCATCATCACAAAGTTCAATGAGAGCCTTTTTGATCTCATCGAGCTCATCTGGAATGCAACGATAGACTATCTCAAAATCATTTTTGAGATATTCACTCATTGTATCCATTATTGCTTTGCCACTAATATCTTCATAGATACCAGCGCTTGCCCTGTCACTCGCTGTTATTACGCCAATTTTAATCTTATTCATCCCTACCCTTTAAAAGATGTCCTACATCTTTGATCATATAGACTGTGGCATATTGTATAAAAAACTCTTTTGCTTTTTTACTATCTATTATTTTATCTTGTTCGCCTAAGTAAACCTCAATCTCTACTCCACTTCTCTTCAAACTCTCAAGATCTTCACACTTCCATTCAAAAAAGAGAAGCTCTTTGAGCTCTCCTAAAGTCGGCTTACTTTGAAACTTCTCTAGATCCATCATGGCTGGATAGCTCGCCTTTTTGTAAAAAAAACGCATATAGAGCTCTTGATTTTTTGCGTAAGCTATGATCTCTTTGTTTTTTAGCTCTTTTGGAAGATAGTTGAAAAAAGCAGGAGAAAAGAGCTGCAACTTCTCTACTCTCCCTCCCTCAGTAATAGTCTGGAGTGCATCAAGCAAAGCCTTTTGTGTTCCAAAGCTGAATCCAGCAATACAAAATTTTCCTCTATCAAGGTACTCCAAAAAAAGCAATTTATCATTGCGAAATCCAAAGCCACTATAAAAGCGCATCTAACAGCTCTTTAATTTCTTGATTTGTGAGAGATTCTTTTCTTTGCAACTCTTGTGCAATTTTTTGGATAGTTTCACGGTGTTGATGGAGATACTTTTGCAGTTCACTCAAGGCACTATCGATTATGGCCATAGCATCTGCTATATCGCCATAGAGCCTCTCACCCATCCCATACTCTTGCACCATCTCGATTGCCATCTGCTTCGCTCTTGCCAAATCTTGCGCAGCATTGGAAAAAGCTTCATTGTAAAAGATCTGCATTGCCACATACCCAGCAAGAAGTACTTTGATTCTTGCAAGATAATCACTCTTTGATACAATCTCTTTATCAAGCTCTTTTATTGTGCCACCTATCAAAGATATCTTGTCAAACTCAACTTCATACCAGTGAGCAGCTAGCGCTTTGGCTGCTTGGTATACCGATTGTATCTCTTTCTCTTTTTCGCTAAAAGCGAGGATCTTTTTCTTGCCAAAGAGTACTTTATCCTTGACCTCTTCAAAATCACTGAGCTCCACCATTCGTTTCTTTTTGCGCAGAGCATGGAGTGCTGCTTCATTGACTAGACTTGCCAGTGCCGCACCACTAAATCCAACTGTCATGTCAGCTAGCTTATTCACATCTACATAATGGGGAATATTTTTGAGATAGATTTGTAAAATTTTTGCTCTTTCTTCTTTATTTGGCAAAGAGACAAATATACGCCTATCAAATCTACCAGGTCTTAAAAGCGCTTCATCTAAAACCTCGATCTTGTTTGTCGCCCCTATAACAATCACACCGCTTGAAGGCTCAAATCCATCCATCTCAGTGAGCAACTGGTTGAGTGTGGCTTCTCTCTCGTCATTGCGCATTCCACCTCTAGCTTTTCCTACAGCGTCAATCTCATCGATAAAGACAATACTTGGTGCCATCTCTTTGGCTTTTGCAAAGAGCTCACGCACCCGCTTTGCGCCCATACCTACATAGATCTGGACAAATGCACTTCCACTTTGATAAAAAAACGGAACTCCCGCTTCTCCTGCTACAGCTTTTGCTATGAGTGTTTTTCCAACTCCAGGAGGTCCTACGAGTAAAACCCCTTTGGGCATGCGTACACCAAACTCAGTATATTTTTGTGGATCTTTTAAAAAATCGATTATCTCTTCAAGTTCTTCTTTGACCTCTTCAATACCTGCCACATCATCAAAAGTGACATCACTCACTTGTGGTGCAATATTGGATTTAAACTCTTCTGGCTCTTGCACAGGAGCTATCTGGATCTGATGTTGGATTGGAATTGGCTCGCTTTGTCGTTTGCGCAAATAGTAAAGCAGATAGCCAAGAACCCCTGTTAACAAAATCAAAGAGATAATATCTATAACAAACTGGCTATTTTCTTGCATCGTTACCGGAACCTTCTTATAAAGTGTAGCTATATCTATAGCATCTTTTGGAATTGTATAGCTATGCCCCTGACTCACAATTGTGACATATTTTTGACCTATAATAGCTTTGTCTATCATATTATTATCCAAAAGTGTCTCATATGTTGTGATATCGAGGGGTTGTTCGTTTTCATATTTTGAGACAAAAAGAGCTGCCAAAAGTACAAAGAGAAGAAGAGAAGATAGAAGTATAAGAAGTTTTTTTCTAAATTTTTGCAAAATTTCCCTCTTTGGTGACTTCATACTCTTCCACATAGACCCAATTTCCTCTAAGATCCAAATCACTCTCAATTGTAATTGGATTGTAAAACTGATCATATCCTAAATATTTCTCACCTTTTTTACTCTCAACAAGTACTTCTAGAGGTTTTTTCTCCTGGCGGAATTCAAAATTTTTCTCCTCAATTAGTCCTTTGATAACACGATATCTTTGCTTTGCCACATCACCACGGACCTGTTCTTTCATTGCAGCTGCCGGTGTACCATCACGCTTAGAGTAGGTAAAAAGATGAATATGTGTAAGTGGAAATTTAGCAAGATTTTCCAAAGCCTCCTGGAAATTTTTCTCATTCTCACCAGGGTGTCCTACTATAAAATCTGTCCCTATTGCATATCCATGGGATGCTATTTCATCAAAGAGTTCGAGATCTTGTGTAACTTTATTGCGTCTATGCATAATTGCTAGCATCTCTTCACTTGTATGTTGCAAAGCTATATGGAGATGTTTTGCCATCCATGGCTCATCAAGAAGCTCTTTAAACTCATCAGTAATCTGCATAGGCTCAATTGAGCCTATGCGGACTCTGCGCACACCTCTAATCTGCGATACTCTCTTGAGCAGCTTTGCTAGTGAAGTGCCTCTATCTTTTCCATAACTTCCAACATTAGTGCCGGTAAAAATAAATTCACCAAAGCCATTGGCTGCGAGTTTGCGGATCTGCTCTAAGATCAGCTCTTCATCGTGGCTCCTTGCATTTCCACGTACATAGGGAATGATGCAGTAGCTGCAGCGAAAATCACACCCCTCTTGGATTTTGATAAATGCTCTGCTTTTACCCACAAATTCGCTCACTATAGTATCATCAACACTTTCCAAATCACCTAGTTCAAAAAAGTCGTTTCGTTGGAGCAATTCGTTGATTTTTGTCTTTTCTGAGTGACCAAAGACTCCAGCTACCTTTTTCTCTTGAAAAAGTGATTCTCCTTTGGTAAATGCCCCACAACCAGTCAGATAGATCTTTTTGCCAAGGCGATTGATGCGGTTTATATAGTGGCGCACACTACTATCTGCTCCGTTTGTAACGGTACAAGAATTCACAACAATGATATCGGCATCATCCTCTTTTTGGGTGAGAGTAAAATCTTTTAAATTGCTCATCATTACCTGTGTGTCGAAAAGATTTGTTCTGCACCCAAAGGTTTTAAAATAGACTTTCACGCCTCCACCTCATAAATATTTTCTGGTGGCTTTGTAGCAGAAGATTGATCTTTTGTCAAGAATATTTTTTGAGCAGGATATGTGATAGTGATGTCTGGTTCTGCAAGATAGCGCTCTATGATTTCTGCAGAGATTGTGCTGCGGAGTGTCAAGGTTGCATAGGAGTTTGTCATGTACCATA is a window encoding:
- a CDS encoding nicotinamidase, which codes for MRVQITSYDTLIVVDMQKDFMPGGALAVKEADTIIGRVNAYIKLFTKTSQPIFFTRDWHPHNHISFQDQGGAWPPHCVQGTQGAAFADGLYIPQDNRFIISKGTSQDFDAYSGFQGTLLLDLLQERGIKRVFICGVATDFCVKHTALGALHYGFTTFVLEDATKAVFDQEAALKELLKSGAIATDFNSISKYKL
- a CDS encoding Fur family transcriptional regulator, with the translated sequence MQELELYLDQLKDIVKKRGLKYSSQREQILRVLFNAKKHLTPEEIYNEVKKENPSIGLATVYRTLAFLEREKFVNSISFGTEGKKYELNRGEHHDHMICIKCGDILEFFNEELESLQEEIAKKFNFKLITHEMNMYGICPKCQKTSDDI
- the mog gene encoding molybdopterin adenylyltransferase, which translates into the protein MNKIKIGVITASDRASAGIYEDISGKAIMDTMSEYLKNDFEIVYRCIPDELDEIKKALIELCDDEECALVVTTGGTGPAPRDVTPEATEAVCEKMLPGFGEQMRAVSLQYVPTAILSRQTAGIRGKSLIINLPGKPKSIRECLDAVFPAVPYCIDLIGGPYIETDESVIKVFRPKSK
- the bioV gene encoding pimelyl-ACP methyl ester esterase BioV, whose translation is MRFYSGFGFRNDKLLFLEYLDRGKFCIAGFSFGTQKALLDALQTITEGGRVEKLQLFSPAFFNYLPKELKNKEIIAYAKNQELYMRFFYKKASYPAMMDLEKFQSKPTLGELKELLFFEWKCEDLESLKRSGVEIEVYLGEQDKIIDSKKAKEFFIQYATVYMIKDVGHLLKGRDE
- a CDS encoding ATP-dependent metallopeptidase FtsH/Yme1/Tma family protein; the encoded protein is MKSPKREILQKFRKKLLILLSSLLLFVLLAALFVSKYENEQPLDITTYETLLDNNMIDKAIIGQKYVTIVSQGHSYTIPKDAIDIATLYKKVPVTMQENSQFVIDIISLILLTGVLGYLLYYLRKRQSEPIPIQHQIQIAPVQEPEEFKSNIAPQVSDVTFDDVAGIEEVKEELEEIIDFLKDPQKYTEFGVRMPKGVLLVGPPGVGKTLIAKAVAGEAGVPFFYQSGSAFVQIYVGMGAKRVRELFAKAKEMAPSIVFIDEIDAVGKARGGMRNDEREATLNQLLTEMDGFEPSSGVIVIGATNKIEVLDEALLRPGRFDRRIFVSLPNKEERAKILQIYLKNIPHYVDVNKLADMTVGFSGAALASLVNEAALHALRKKKRMVELSDFEEVKDKVLFGKKKILAFSEKEKEIQSVYQAAKALAAHWYEVEFDKISLIGGTIKELDKEIVSKSDYLARIKVLLAGYVAMQIFYNEAFSNAAQDLARAKQMAIEMVQEYGMGERLYGDIADAMAIIDSALSELQKYLHQHRETIQKIAQELQRKESLTNQEIKELLDALL
- the mtaB gene encoding tRNA (N(6)-L-threonylcarbamoyladenosine(37)-C(2))-methylthiotransferase MtaB, giving the protein MKVYFKTFGCRTNLFDTQVMMSNLKDFTLTQKEDDADIIVVNSCTVTNGADSSVRHYINRINRLGKKIYLTGCGAFTKGESLFQEKKVAGVFGHSEKTKINELLQRNDFFELGDLESVDDTIVSEFVGKSRAFIKIQEGCDFRCSYCIIPYVRGNARSHDEELILEQIRKLAANGFGEFIFTGTNVGSYGKDRGTSLAKLLKRVSQIRGVRRVRIGSIEPMQITDEFKELLDEPWMAKHLHIALQHTSEEMLAIMHRRNKVTQDLELFDEIASHGYAIGTDFIVGHPGENEKNFQEALENLAKFPLTHIHLFTYSKRDGTPAAAMKEQVRGDVAKQRYRVIKGLIEEKNFEFRQEKKPLEVLVESKKGEKYLGYDQFYNPITIESDLDLRGNWVYVEEYEVTKEGNFAKI